A segment of the Pedobacter faecalis genome:
GGGAGCGGATATGCGAGCGACTGTGTTTATCGATGAGCTTATAGGACAAATAGGTTTCGTTGAGCTGCTGGGGCCCGATCATCACATAGTCGCGCTTGTTTTGCGGCGCAGGCACAGCAAGCACTTCCTGCCGGGGCCGCATATTGGCCGGCACCCGATCGGGCACCCCGCTTTGGCTTCCCCTGGGTATGGGCGGGTGTTCCGCCACGAGGGTTTTGCCGCCGCGGCCTATGTGCAGCCAGCCGCAGGCACTGAGGCTTTGGTACACCTTGGATACCGTGTTGCGGTGTATGCCGTTGATGTGGGCCAGTTTTTGGCATGAGGGGAGTGATTCGCCTGGTTGCAGGATGCCCCTGGTGATCCGGGTAACAATAAGGTCTTCAATTTGCTGAGCGTACCGGTTCTTCATGAGCGTGGGTACGATCCATCTGTGGTGTTCATTCTCGTTCATAGAGCGGGTTTGTTGATGTTTGGTTAACGAATTTAGCTTGTTGCGGTTTTCCGGCAGGAAAGGCATTACTTACACAGTGTTTTTTACGTTTGCTTTTGCCTGGAACGACCGCTTTGAAACATATTAACTGCAAAAAAATGGATAGGATTTCACAAAAAATTGAATGAAATTATATTCTTCTCCTTGTTAATCTGAATGTTACAAACCTTCACAGACTAAAAAAGCAAAACCGTCACAACTACGTGTTCCTTACACGGCTTAGCTTTGGTTTAGAGAGGCGTTGCTGCCCGGATACTACCCGGATACTGCCCGGTTGCTACCCGGATGTTGTACGGACTGGAGCGGGTAGCAACCTGTAAATATTGGTTTAATATTCGAATTAGAAACTATGGCTAGATTAACTCAGGGAGTTTTCGGCGGCGCCACAGGGGTGGCGGGCGATTATGAGTGTTACATCAGGAACGGGATTCCGTATTTGCGCGCTAAGCGACGGAAAACGAAGAAGCCGGCTACTGAACCGGTTAGGGCGACACGCGGTGCAATGTCGGTGGTAAACCGGTTTGTAGACACGATGACGGATTTTGTAAGGGTGGGCTTCGAGCTCACGGCCCGGGGAGAGCCGTTTTCGGCCAACAATGCGGCGAAGTCGTACCAGTTGCTGCATGCGGTAACGGGCGTTTATCCGGACTTAAGGATAGATTACCCGAAGGTGCGGCTTACCCAGGGTTCGCTGCCTATGCCGTCTGGACTTGGGGCCGAACGTACGCTGCAGGGTGTGGCGTTTTATTGGTGGCCCGACCCGAACGCAGAGAATGTACTAAAGCGTTCGCAAACGATGCTGCTGGTGTACTGCCAGGCGCTGAACCGTTCGGCCTTCCAGATTGGTGGTGCGCCGAGGTATAAAAGTGCCGACTTGCTGGAGATCCCGCGCGAGTTTAGCGGGCATGCGCTGCAGGTGTACATCGGCTTTGTGAGCGACAACCGGCAGCAGATCTCGAACAGTGTTTGGCTGGGTGAATTGGCGCCCTGAACTGCCCTGAAATTTTCCGGAACTCCGGAAAATCACCGGAAAAGTTCGGCAAATTACTGTGAGCCAGTAGGTTTTGTTTGAAAGCTGCTATATGTTTGTCGTGTTGACTTGCAAGGACAACGTGAATAAACAAATTTTTTAAACTTTAAAAACCTACTAAAATGGGAAAATTATCAAGAGGATTCCTGGGTGGATTCCAGGGACAATTAGGAACGGCATATGGCTGCTTCTGGAGATTAATGGATCTGATTAAGGCGATGCCGCGCAAATCGAACCGGCCGCCAACGGTGAAGCAGATCGAAGTGCAATTGAAAATGAAATTGGTTTCGGGCTTCCTGAGCTGGGCGAAAACGATTATCAAACCGGGTTTCGACCTGGTGCGCAAGCCTAACCAAAGCGCAATGAACGCTTGCGTGGCCTACAATCTGGAGGTCGCAGTTGCGGGGGTTTCTCCGAACTACACGATCGACTTTGCGCAGATCCGCTTTAGCGAGGGCAAGCTTGGTCAGCTGAGCGCCGTGCAGGTGGCGGCCGACAATGAGGCGGAGCTGAACTTTA
Coding sequences within it:
- a CDS encoding DUF6266 family protein, which gives rise to MARLTQGVFGGATGVAGDYECYIRNGIPYLRAKRRKTKKPATEPVRATRGAMSVVNRFVDTMTDFVRVGFELTARGEPFSANNAAKSYQLLHAVTGVYPDLRIDYPKVRLTQGSLPMPSGLGAERTLQGVAFYWWPDPNAENVLKRSQTMLLVYCQALNRSAFQIGGAPRYKSADLLEIPREFSGHALQVYIGFVSDNRQQISNSVWLGELAP
- a CDS encoding DUF6266 family protein; its protein translation is MGKLSRGFLGGFQGQLGTAYGCFWRLMDLIKAMPRKSNRPPTVKQIEVQLKMKLVSGFLSWAKTIIKPGFDLVRKPNQSAMNACVAYNLEVAVAGVSPNYTIDFAQIRFSEGKLGQLSAVQVAADNEAELNFSWAADLPGLPDRDATDRVSVIVFNPAKDRFVIAQDVVARSAVAYDMSLPLDFSGDEVQVYILAKAVDGRLVSRSQYLGELVIV